From one Mesoplodon densirostris isolate mMesDen1 chromosome 19, mMesDen1 primary haplotype, whole genome shotgun sequence genomic stretch:
- the LOC132479652 gene encoding TSSK6-activating co-chaperone protein-like — MSGSEEFRLEQHSSHPTNRRAKEEGDAVPLGRAKPSPSFIKLQASSPPATFLKILATKLPSGSEHKPKECLGLLECMCASLQLQTQLAQQQMAILENLQATMTQLAPERESKNSSLPALSCNLWLNCLPRASLPCTSYHGPYHTRLSTDVSSTGL, encoded by the exons ATGTCGGGCTCAGAGGAGTTCAGG TTGGAGCAGCATTCTAGTCATCCTACTAACAGAAGAGCCAAAGAGGAAGGTGATGCTGTGCCTCTTGGTCGAGCCAAACCCTCCCCCAGCTTTATTAAACTTCAAGCAAGTTCCCCACCAGCCACTTTCCTGAAAATCCTGGCAACAAAGCTGCCCTCAGGAAGTGAGCACAAGCCCAAGGAATGTCTAGGACTCCTAGAATGTATGTGTGCCAGTCTCCAGCTTCAGACCCAGCTTGCCCAACAACAGATGGCTATTTtggaaaatctacaagcaaccatGACACAACTGGCTCctgagagagaaagcaagaacTCTTCTCTCCCAGCCTTATCTTGCAATCTGTGGTTAAACTGCcttccccgggcttccctg CCTTGCACGTCCTACCATGGTCCCTATCACACTCGACTGTCTACAGATGTGTCCTCCACTGGGCTGTGA